Below is a window of Patescibacteria group bacterium DNA.
CCGTGTTTATCAATATCACTCGCCGATATTGATATAACCGCATAGATGAGCTTTTTGTGTGTCTTAATTTTTGAAAACCATTCTTCGCGCCGCCTTACGGTCAGTTTTTTGGAATCACGAATACCTGAGAAAAATGCGGCCGGCATTTTGGCAGGCATCCGTACCAACCCCACGGTCAACGGCCCCGCAAGCGGCCCCCGCCCTACCTCATCGATACCAACGATGTATTTCGGCACACCTTGCCTTGGCTGTCTAGCATTTCGTACCATATCCTTTTACGATACAATTTCACTATGAAGTTCGTCCACCTCCACACACATTCTCACTACTCACTTTTAGATGGGCTCTCAAAAATCGATCAGCTAGTCGCCAAGGCAGTCGCCTGCAAAATGCCCGCACTCGCACTCACCGATCACGGAAACTTATACGGCGCTATCGAGTTTTATCAAAAAGCAAAAAAGGCTGGGATTAAACCGATCCTCGGCATGGAGGCCTATATCGCGCGGCGTGACCTTCATGAGAAAGTATCGGGTATTGATGACAAGCGCTATCACCTTACACTCCTCGCTACCAACGCTACCGGCTGGCGCAACATGGTAGAGCTCGCGAGTATCGCCGCGCTCGAAGGTTTTTACTACAAACCGCGCATCGACAAGCACTTACTCCGTAAACATCATGAAGGCATTGTCGCGCTCTCAGGGTGCATGACGGGTGAAATTCCGCGCGCGCTCTTGGCGAGCGAATCGGAGCGCGCCGAAGACCTTGCGCGCGAATATATCGATATTTTCGGCAAAGAAAACTTTTTTATCGAGATCTCGCATCACCCCGCGATCCCTAACCACGATAAATTACAGACGCAACTTATAGCGCTTGCGCGTAAGCTCGATATCCCGCTCGTCGCTACCCAAGACATTCACTACACCAACGCCGATGATGCCGCAGCGCAAGATGTATTGCTCGCGGTGCAGACAAATACGCGTCTTGATGACGATGATCGCCTGACGATGAAACGAGACGATTTTTCATTTCGCTCGTCTGAAGAAATGGCCGAACTTTTCAAAGACTTACCCGAAGCCATAGAAAATACCGTGCGTATCGCGGAGCGCGTTGATATCGAAATCCCACTCGGTGTTTTACAACTGCCGCACTACGATCTGCCTGATGGCGAGACGGCAAACTCGTATCTTGAAAAACTATGCAACGAACGCTTGCCTGCGCGCTATCCTGACAACGCCGATGTGGCACGCGAACGCCTCGCATATGAATTGGCTGTTATAGAAAAATCTGGATTTACCGAATACTTTTTGATCGTGCAAGATTTTATCAATTGGGCGAAATCAAAAAATATCGTCGTAGGTCCTGGGCGCGGATCAGCCGCGGGGTCACTCGTCGCCTATGTACTTGGTATTACTAATGTCGACCCTATCGGATATAATTTGCTCTTTGAGCGCTTTATGAACCCCGAGCGTATCAGCCCGCCTGATATCGATGTAGACTTTGCTGATACTCGCCGTGACGAAGTGCTCGAATATGTCGCAGGCAAATATGGCCGCGACCATGTAGCGCAAATCATCACCTTTGGTACTATGGCGGCGCGTGCGGCAGTGCGTGATACGGGCCGCGCACTCGGCTATCCATATGACTATTGCGACCGTGTCGCCAAGATGATTCCATTTAATCCCAACCAAGGCCATAAAGATGGGTATCTTAAAGAATGCATCGACATGGTACCCGAGCTCGCGGATTTGTATAACCGCACTGATGACGGCAAAAAATTGCTCGACGCGGCGATGAAACTCGAAGGCGTCGTGCGCCACGCATCTACCCACGCCTGCGCGGTAGTTATCACCAAAGACCCACTCACCCATACTATCCCTCTCCAATACGCCACCGGGAAAGAAGACCAAAAATCATCAATCGTCACGCAGTTTGAAATGCATGCCATCGAAGACCTTGGTATTTTGAAAGTAGACTTTTTGGGTCTTTCCAACCTCTCGATCATTGAAGAAACTTTGCGGCGCGTAAAAAGAATTTACGACAAAGATATCAATATCGATACGATTCCGCTCGACGATCCGAAAGTGTTCAAAACACTTGCCGAGGGCAAAACCGTTGGCGTCTTTCAGCTTGAAGGCGCAGGTATGACGCGCTTTCTCAAAGAACTCAAACCAACCACCATTGAAGACATCGTGGCCATGGTGGCACTCTACCGACCAGGGCCCATGGAACTTATCCCGTCGTTTATCAAGCGCAAACACGGCGAGGAAGTGGTGAAATATCTTCACCCCAAACTCGAGCCGATCTTGGCACCCACCCACGGCATCATGGTGTACCAAGAACAGCTTATGCAGGCCGCGCAAGCCTTGGCAGGATTCTCACTACCTGAGGCAGATACGCTCCGCAAAGCAGTTGGTAAAAAAATCAAAAAACTGTTGGGTGAGCAAGAAAACAAGTTCGTCGATGGCGCCGAACGCACTATTGGCTCGCGGCGCCTTGGCGAAGAGTTTTGGAAGCTCGTCGAGCCCTTTGCACGCTACGGATTTAATCGTTCGCATGCGGTTGGATACGCCACCATCGCGTATCAGACTGCGTATTTGAAAACTCACTATCCGGTAGAGTTTATGGCATCGCTTCTGAACTCTGACGAAAAAAATATTGATCGCATCTCTTTTTTGGTAGGTATTGCCGCGCAAGAAAAAATAAAGATTTTACCGCCGGATATCAACGAATCGCGCGCGCGCTTTTCAGTGACGAAAGATGGCGATATCCGTTTTGGTCTGGGTGCGGTCAAAAATGTGGGGCACAATATCGTCACGCTCATTGTAGAAGAGCGTGACGCGCACGGCCCGTACGCCACGCTTGCCAATTTTTTGGAGCGCGCAAAAACCAGAGATCTCAATAAAAAATCTATCGAGGCACTCGCCAAGTCTGGCGCGCTCGATATCTTTGGTGAACGAAACCAAATCATTATGAATATGGATCGCATCTTGGGCTACGCGCGCGAGGCACATCACGATGCTCATAGCGACCAGACTTCTCTTTTTGGTCTTATCGCTGACCCCAAATCACTACCGCAGCTCAAACTCGAAGCGGTCGAACCCGCCGCACAAGAAGTAAAACTCAAATGGGAAAAAGAGCTGTTGGGTCTGTACGTCTCCGGTCATCCGCTTGAGAAAATAAAACACTTGCAGGCAAAATCACAACCTATTCGAGAACTTAAAGAAAAAATGCCGAAGCGCACGGTCACCGTGTACTGCATGCTCGGTGAGGTCAAGCGCATCCTTACCAAAAACGGCGATCCTATGGTATTCTTGAAATTACAAGATGATTCGGGTGAGATCGAGGGTGTCATGTTCCCCTCTGACCTCAAAATCTACGGCCACATGCTCATACCCGAAGGACTCTTTGCGATACAAGGCAAGATCAACGAACGCAACGGCACGCCCAGCATGATTTGCAATAAAATAGAACCGATTATCGTATAACCCATGAAAAACTCAAAAAACTCTATCGAAGAAAAACGCCACACGCTGGCGCATCTTTTGGCGTCTGCAGTGCTGGCAAAATATCCCAAAGCAAAGCTCGGTATTGGCCCTACTATTGAAAACGGCTTTTACTATGACTTTGATTTAGGCGGTAAACTCAAAGAAGAAGACCTGGAAGGATTTGAGCAAACAATGCGCGATCTTATCGGGCAAGAACTTGATATGACGGGAGAAAAAGTGACGGCCGACGAGGCAAGAAAGCTCTTTGCCGATCAACCCTATAAACTCGAGCTTATAGATGAATACGAAAAAGAAGGCCGCGAGCTGACCTCCTATACTATTGGTGATTTTACTGACTTGTGTAAAGGAGGTCATGCGGACAACACGCGGGATATTGATGCAGGATCATTTGCGCTTACCTCAATCGCAGGTGCCTATTGGCGCGGTGACGAAAATAACCCGCAACTCCAACGAGTCTACGCGCTTGCCTTTGATACACCGGCCGAGCTCGCCGAGCATCAAACGATGTTAGAGGAAGCTAAAAAACGCGATCACCGCAAACTCGGTAAAGAATTGGGTCTTTTTGCTATCACTGAAGAAGTAGGTCCTGGCCTGCCGTTATTCTATCCGAAAGGTGCTACGCTCCGCCGAATCGTTGAAAATTTTATTACTGAACTCCAAGAAAAGCGTGGCTACGAATCTATCTGGATCCCGCACATCACTAAAAGTGAACTGTATAAAATATCGGGGCATGCAGAAAAATACGATGCACTCTATCCTCCTATGCACCTTGAGCGTGAGGCGGACTACTTCATCAAGCCGATGAACTGCCCGCATTTTATGATGCTCTACAAAACCACGCCACACTCATACCGCGAGCTTCCTGTACGCTGGACTTGCACGACCACCAACTATCGCCACGAAAAATCTGGCGAGCTCTCGGGCCTTACGCGCGTGCGATCACTTACCCAAGACGATTGCCATGTATTTACCCGTAAAGATCAAATCGAGGAAGTGATAGAAGAAATGCTCGACATGATCGAAGAAACCTATGCAACATTTGGATTTAAAGATTTCTGGGTGCGTATCTCAACACATGATCCTGAAAATAAAGAGCAATACATAGGTGACCCGGCTATTTGGGAAGAAAGCGAAAAAACACTGACCTCCGTCATCTCAAAGCGCGGCTGGCAGCATGAAATCGGCGTAGGAGAGGCGGCGTTTTATGGCCCCAAGCTCGATTTTATTTTCAAAGATGTCATTGGTCGCTCATGGCAACTCTCGACCATTCAGCTCGATATGAACTTACCCGAACGATTTGAGCTTGAGTACATTGATTCTGACGGCGAGAAAAAACGCCCGGTGGTTATACATCGCGCGATTTTAGGATCGACCGAACGCTTTTTGGGAATTCTCATCGAACACTACGGCGGCGCGTTTCCATTTTGGCTCGCCCCCGTGCAAGTAAAGATTTTAACGATCAATGATAAGGTGATTGACTACACAAACGAGGTAACGGGAAAACTCAAAGCTCAGGGTGTTCGTATTGAACTCGATACACGCAATGAATCGATTGGTAAAAAAATTCGCGAAGCAGAGATGGAAAAAGTGCCGTATATCTTTGTCATTGGTGAAAAAGAAGTGGCGGCAAGCCAAGTAAATGTTCGTACGCGCGGAATGAAAGACACGAAAACAATCTCTCTCGAACAGTTTCCCGAAGACACAAAAAACTAACTAAAAAAATAAGCTCGAGGGGAGTCATCCCCTCGAGCTCTTCGGTTGTACACCCGCTAGTGCGGATGATGCGCGCCGGTGTCGGCGCCATTCGCGCGCGCTGGCCGTGATGCGGTTTGCGCACGCGAAGCGGCGGCTGCCATCACGCCATCTGCGCGGGCGCGAGCAACCTCCTGTTGGAAGTTGATGATCTTGCGATCGAGCCGACGCCGCACGCGCGCCTGCCATGCGATGTCAATGAGCGCAAGAACAAACGCCACCGCAAGCCCAACGACCCAGCTCCAGAACCGGTCACGATACGACTCAGCCTGATTTGCGAGCGGCTCGAGCTCTGCCACCTTGCCGTCGAGCGTGTCATTGAGACCATGTGACGCTGCGAGCTCGCGCACATGATCGTCACGCTCTTTGGTGACACCTCCAAGCTCTCCTTTGAGCCGCGCGACTTCGCCTTCGAGTCGCCTGAGCTCGGCCGGCTCTGGGCGCGGATCGACGACCTTGTCGCCGACGCTCAGAACCGAGAAGTTCGTGCGAGGATTGGCCGCGCGAAGCTCTTCGAGAGACGGGGTAAACTTACCCGCAATCTCGCTCGGCGTGTCGCCTGGCTGGATAGTGTAGGTTCGCGCCTCACTGTTGGTTGCGATCACGCAAAGCGCGATCAGTACGAAAAGAACAGTTTTCCATCCCCTCATATGCCCTCCTATGGCATTGGAAACATGGGTTGATTCGATTAATATTTTACTATATAATTGCATTTATGGCAAGACCCCACATTATCGTCATCGCAGGCCCTACCGCATCGGGCAAATCAGCGCGTGCGCTCAAGCTTGCCCGCCGCGTCCGTGGCGAGATAGTATCAGCCGACTCGCGCCAAGCGTATCGCGGGCTTGATATCGGTACCGCAAAACCTACAAAGAAAGAACAGCGTATAGCGCCTCATCACTGTATTGATCTCGTCTCGCCCAAGAAGATGTATACGGTCAGTGAATACCAGACGGCAGCACTCCGCGCTATCAAAAAGATTTTAACCAAAGGCAAAACACCGATCATCGTAGGCGGTACCGGTTTTTATATTGATGCTATTTTATATGACATAATATTCCCTGAAGTGCCACCTAACCCTGCTCTCAGAGGCAAACTCGAAAAACTTTCGGCTGCAAAGCTTTTTGCCATGCTCAAAAAACTTGATCCAGCACGCGCCAAAAATATTGATGCCAAAAATCCGCGCCGCCTCATGCGCGCGATAGAAATCGCCAAAACACTTGGCAAAGTGCCAGCACTCACCAAAACTCCCCGCTTTGATGCGAAGATTATTCTCCTCAATCCACCCAAAACAACACTTCAAAAAAATATCGCGCGCCGCACAACCCACATGCTTCGCGCGGGTCTGCTCGACGAAATACGCAAACTGATACGCACACGCATCCCCCGCGCGCGCATCCTAGAACTTGGGTTTGAATACAAATATCCCCTCCTATATCTTGAACACCAAATCTCAAAAGATGAGATGATTGCAAAGATCAACACTGAAAACTGGCGCTATGCCAAACGCCAACAGACATGGTTTAAGAAAGCATTTGCGAAAGCAAATCACGAATAGTTTCTGGATTGCCTTTGCCTTTGCTCGCTTTCATTGCCTGCCCTACCAAAAATTGGAGAGCGCCCTGTTTACCTGATTTGTATTCGGAAACGGCGGACTCATTTTCTTCGAGTACTTTTTTGATGATACCTTCGAGCTCACCCGTATCACTTGATTGAAATACATCAAGATCGCGCGCGATATCTGACGGATCACCACCCACTGATACCATGGTGAGCAATATATCTTTCGCCCCTCGCGATGATATTTTTTTATCAGCGATCAGTGAGATAAGTTCAGCAAAGTTTTCTGGATCGCACTTCATATCTGCGAACGCGACTCCCTTTTCGTCGAGTGAGCGCGCAAGATCTGAGAGCATGTAGTTACGCAAGAGCTTATAGGCGTTTTTGGTATCATGCCCACTCGCCGACAGCCACTCGCCTAACTCTGATGCTGATTTTTCATAAAACGAGCTCATCACAGGATTGCGCACTAAAAACTCGATAGCTTCGGTATCAAGCCCGTACTCACGCAAAAAACGCTCGCGCTTTTGCACGGGCAGTTCGGGCAAATGGTGCTTGAGCTCTTCGCGAATAGCGGCCACATTCAACGGCGGCAAATCAGGCTCAGGGAAATAGCGATAGTCATGCGCTGATTCTTTGACGCGCTGAAGTACCGTCTGTTGTTTTGCCTCATCCCAACCACGCGTCTCTTGCCTCACCTCACCTCCTGATTCGATGAGTTGGATCTGACGCGCTACTTCATACTCAATGGCTTTTTCTACAAACTTAAACGAATTGATATTTTTGAGCTCTACTTTGGTGCCAAATTTTTCCGTACCTTTTGGCATGACAGACACATTGGCCTCTACACGCATCTCGCCTTTTTGCATGCGCGCATACGAGGCACCTACATACTGAAAAATAAGCTGGAGCTCTTCGGCAGCTTCTCGCGCCTCGGCCGCACTTCGCATATCGGGCTCGGTGACAAGCTCCATAAGTGGCACACCTGCGCGATTAAAATCAACAAGTGTATTGCCCTCTTTGTCATGCACTAAGCTCCCCGTATCTTCCTCAAGATGCACACGAGTAATGCGCACCTGTTTGCCTGAAGGTATCGCGATAAGACCGTTGGCCACCATCGGCTCGTCATACTGCGAGATCTGGTACCCCTTAGGCTGGTCAGGATAGAAATAATTTTTACGGTCAAACTTGCTCGTATCGGGCACGCGCGCACCAAGCGCCAAACCTACCGAGACCACTTTGCGCACCGCGTCTTGGTTGGCTACCGGCAAGGTGCCTGGATGCGCCAAACACACGGGGCATATATTGGTATTGGGACGCTCTTCACTCGAATCATTTTTGCAACGACAAAACATCTTGCTCTGAGTGGCAAGCTCTGCATGTATTTCCAGACCGATAACCGATTCGTACTCCATACTAAATAGTGTTGCACGGAAAGGGTTTTTTGTGTATACTCAAACCCATGCTAAGTTATTCTGAACTGCGCCCTGGCACCACCTTTGTACTCGACGGGGATCCCTACCGCGTACTTGAGTATAGCTTCTTGCGCATGCAACAGCGTAAGCCCGTAGCTCAAACAAAAATCAAAAATCTCCGCTCCGGTAAGGTGACAAGCCGCACTTTCCACCAAAATGAATCATTTAAACCTGCTGATATCGAGAAAGAAACAGCGACATTTCTCTATGGTAGTCGTGGCGAATATTGGTTTCGCCGAGGTGACGATCCAAAAAATCGCATCACACTCAAAGAAGAAAAAATAGAAGATATCGTCAACTATCTCTTGCCCAATATGTCTATTGCGCTTGATGTATTTGAAGGTGAAATAATCAACATCGAAATCCCTATCAAGATGGATCTCGAAGTAAAACAAGCTCCTCCCGGCGTAAAAGGTGACAGCGCTACGGGTGGCAACAAAGAAGTAATACTCGAAACCGGCCTCAAACTCAATGTACCGCTCTTCATCAACGAGGGTGACATCGTGCGGGTAAATACCGAATCGGGCGAATATATCGAACGCGTAGAAAAGGCCTGATCGCCTTTGGCGACACTTAGAGCTTTATCGACTCCCCTGGTGCTATCTTCTGACCTCCACTTTTTATAGGGTCTTGTTTTTTGTCAGATACGCCACTCAATGCATTTTTGATAACTTCTTTAAGCCCCACAAGATCAGGGCCTTTGCGTTGCTGTGGCTCGCGTGGTGGGCGTGACAATTCTTTGAGCGATATGGTTTTATCAGCTTGAGGACGCGTGACCAAAGAACCCTGCCTTACCGATGAAGTCTGCTTTTTGGCGTAAGTGACCGCTGGCGTTTCTTTCTCGAGCTTTGCATTTTTCTCGCTCGCGAACTCTATACCCAACAAACTCAAATGACTCGAATATTTTGCTTTTACTGAAACTTTGGCGGGAGAAATCTCGCCTGACTGCACTTTTTTTAAGCAATCAGAACAATAGATAGGACGCGACTCATCGGGCTTAAAATTAAGATGTGCCGATTTTCCACAAAGACTGCAGGTCGCGGTATAGCGTTCACTCTTAGCCCCGCCCACGCCACTGCCCACGGTATGACCACTCGTGTGAGTTGAGCTCGTACGATCGCCTGCATGCTCTCCCTGCTGTATGCGGTCATGCGCCACGCCTTGGGCCGCCTCCTCTCCCAAAGACTCGCTCCAGCGCATAATCTCTGCTTCTACAACCTCACGAGGACGAGCGTATTTGCGACGCGAAAGATCGATGATAGTTTGTGTTGAATCATCAACACCTGCGGGACCTATCGCGGCAGTGGTTGTCGCAGAAAAAGGTCGCGAGGTCGCGCCATTGACCATAAGCTTGAGATAGATATGCCGATTAGGAAGATTCACCAAATCTTGGATCTCGAACTCTGGCTCAAACTCTTTTTCTAGAAACTCCGCATCGGTAGCCCCTACACGAAATGAAATAAGCGTACCGCAGTTGCCAAAGACCGCATCGCGTACTTTTGTCGTGGTATCAGTGACGAGCTGACCTATATACTGGTGAGCGATGACTAAATTGAGACGATACTTGCGTGCCTCGGACAAAATATTGGCAAATGAATCAGTGGCAAAGTTTTGAAACTCATCAACATAGAGATAAAAATCTTTGCGTTCTTCTTCGGGTATACGCACACGCTCCATAGCTGCGAGCTGAATCTTCGTGATGAGCATCGCGCCCAAGAGCGCAGCGTTGTCCTCACCAATGCGACCCTTGGCGACATTGATGAGTAAAATTTTTCGCTGGTTCATCGCCTCTTGTACATTGAATGCGCTTTTGGGCTGACCTACGATATTGCGCACAAATGATGATGACAAAAATTGGCCTACTTTATTTTGAATCGGCGCGATTGCCTCTTGGCGAAATCTATCTTGCCAACTCTCATATTCCTGCACCCAAAACGAGCGTACTACCGGATCTTTCAGATTGTCGATAATGATACGACGATATCCTTTGTCTACCAAAAGCCGTGGGATCCCCAACAGTGTCGTGCCGGGCGTATCGAGTAACGCCAATACACAGTTGTTCAAAATATACTCCATACGGCTTGACCAGACATTCGCCCAAATCTTGGTAAAAATACCCATCAAGTCAGAGGCGACCAAATGCTTGTACTTCGGATCGGGCACCTCCAATACATTAAACCCAAGCGGAAAATCTGAATCAGCTGGATTGAAGTAGATAACATCATCGAGACGATTATCAGGAATTTTCTCGAGTACTTCTTCGACGAAGCTACCGTGGGGATCGACAATAGCGAGGCCTGCACCTGTCTGAATATCCTGAAACGCAAGATTTTTAAGCAGGTTAGTTTTACCGGTGCCAGTTTTACCAATCACATAGGTATGCTGACGACGATCTTCCGTGCGGATACCAAAGGTGCGCTCGGCACCGCGAAAGTTTGTCTTAGCAAAATAAACTGTGTAGGAACCCGAGTCCATTACTCTTTATTATCCAATACTTATCAGTATCTATCAACCACGATTGGCACTTGTGGCGTATTGCCGGCGTGACCGCTCCAAAATTTTTACACGCAATGATTCACGAGGCGGCTCCAAGAGCTCGAGCGTCTCGGCAGAAAAGGGGTCATATGCGTTGCCCTCAATCGTCAACTTGATATAAAACTCGCGCATACCAAGATTTATCATATCTTTTGCGCTAAAAACGGGGGTCAGCTCACGCTCGAGAC
It encodes the following:
- a CDS encoding DNA polymerase III subunit alpha encodes the protein MKFVHLHTHSHYSLLDGLSKIDQLVAKAVACKMPALALTDHGNLYGAIEFYQKAKKAGIKPILGMEAYIARRDLHEKVSGIDDKRYHLTLLATNATGWRNMVELASIAALEGFYYKPRIDKHLLRKHHEGIVALSGCMTGEIPRALLASESERAEDLAREYIDIFGKENFFIEISHHPAIPNHDKLQTQLIALARKLDIPLVATQDIHYTNADDAAAQDVLLAVQTNTRLDDDDRLTMKRDDFSFRSSEEMAELFKDLPEAIENTVRIAERVDIEIPLGVLQLPHYDLPDGETANSYLEKLCNERLPARYPDNADVARERLAYELAVIEKSGFTEYFLIVQDFINWAKSKNIVVGPGRGSAAGSLVAYVLGITNVDPIGYNLLFERFMNPERISPPDIDVDFADTRRDEVLEYVAGKYGRDHVAQIITFGTMAARAAVRDTGRALGYPYDYCDRVAKMIPFNPNQGHKDGYLKECIDMVPELADLYNRTDDGKKLLDAAMKLEGVVRHASTHACAVVITKDPLTHTIPLQYATGKEDQKSSIVTQFEMHAIEDLGILKVDFLGLSNLSIIEETLRRVKRIYDKDINIDTIPLDDPKVFKTLAEGKTVGVFQLEGAGMTRFLKELKPTTIEDIVAMVALYRPGPMELIPSFIKRKHGEEVVKYLHPKLEPILAPTHGIMVYQEQLMQAAQALAGFSLPEADTLRKAVGKKIKKLLGEQENKFVDGAERTIGSRRLGEEFWKLVEPFARYGFNRSHAVGYATIAYQTAYLKTHYPVEFMASLLNSDEKNIDRISFLVGIAAQEKIKILPPDINESRARFSVTKDGDIRFGLGAVKNVGHNIVTLIVEERDAHGPYATLANFLERAKTRDLNKKSIEALAKSGALDIFGERNQIIMNMDRILGYAREAHHDAHSDQTSLFGLIADPKSLPQLKLEAVEPAAQEVKLKWEKELLGLYVSGHPLEKIKHLQAKSQPIRELKEKMPKRTVTVYCMLGEVKRILTKNGDPMVFLKLQDDSGEIEGVMFPSDLKIYGHMLIPEGLFAIQGKINERNGTPSMICNKIEPIIV
- the thrS gene encoding threonine--tRNA ligase, with product MKNSKNSIEEKRHTLAHLLASAVLAKYPKAKLGIGPTIENGFYYDFDLGGKLKEEDLEGFEQTMRDLIGQELDMTGEKVTADEARKLFADQPYKLELIDEYEKEGRELTSYTIGDFTDLCKGGHADNTRDIDAGSFALTSIAGAYWRGDENNPQLQRVYALAFDTPAELAEHQTMLEEAKKRDHRKLGKELGLFAITEEVGPGLPLFYPKGATLRRIVENFITELQEKRGYESIWIPHITKSELYKISGHAEKYDALYPPMHLEREADYFIKPMNCPHFMMLYKTTPHSYRELPVRWTCTTTNYRHEKSGELSGLTRVRSLTQDDCHVFTRKDQIEEVIEEMLDMIEETYATFGFKDFWVRISTHDPENKEQYIGDPAIWEESEKTLTSVISKRGWQHEIGVGEAAFYGPKLDFIFKDVIGRSWQLSTIQLDMNLPERFELEYIDSDGEKKRPVVIHRAILGSTERFLGILIEHYGGAFPFWLAPVQVKILTINDKVIDYTNEVTGKLKAQGVRIELDTRNESIGKKIREAEMEKVPYIFVIGEKEVAASQVNVRTRGMKDTKTISLEQFPEDTKN
- a CDS encoding LysM peptidoglycan-binding domain-containing protein, whose protein sequence is MRGWKTVLFVLIALCVIATNSEARTYTIQPGDTPSEIAGKFTPSLEELRAANPRTNFSVLSVGDKVVDPRPEPAELRRLEGEVARLKGELGGVTKERDDHVRELAASHGLNDTLDGKVAELEPLANQAESYRDRFWSWVVGLAVAFVLALIDIAWQARVRRRLDRKIINFQQEVARARADGVMAAAASRAQTASRPARANGADTGAHHPH
- the miaA gene encoding tRNA (adenosine(37)-N6)-dimethylallyltransferase MiaA, producing MARPHIIVIAGPTASGKSARALKLARRVRGEIVSADSRQAYRGLDIGTAKPTKKEQRIAPHHCIDLVSPKKMYTVSEYQTAALRAIKKILTKGKTPIIVGGTGFYIDAILYDIIFPEVPPNPALRGKLEKLSAAKLFAMLKKLDPARAKNIDAKNPRRLMRAIEIAKTLGKVPALTKTPRFDAKIILLNPPKTTLQKNIARRTTHMLRAGLLDEIRKLIRTRIPRARILELGFEYKYPLLYLEHQISKDEMIAKINTENWRYAKRQQTWFKKAFAKANHE
- the gatB gene encoding Asp-tRNA(Asn)/Glu-tRNA(Gln) amidotransferase subunit GatB is translated as MEYESVIGLEIHAELATQSKMFCRCKNDSSEERPNTNICPVCLAHPGTLPVANQDAVRKVVSVGLALGARVPDTSKFDRKNYFYPDQPKGYQISQYDEPMVANGLIAIPSGKQVRITRVHLEEDTGSLVHDKEGNTLVDFNRAGVPLMELVTEPDMRSAAEAREAAEELQLIFQYVGASYARMQKGEMRVEANVSVMPKGTEKFGTKVELKNINSFKFVEKAIEYEVARQIQLIESGGEVRQETRGWDEAKQQTVLQRVKESAHDYRYFPEPDLPPLNVAAIREELKHHLPELPVQKRERFLREYGLDTEAIEFLVRNPVMSSFYEKSASELGEWLSASGHDTKNAYKLLRNYMLSDLARSLDEKGVAFADMKCDPENFAELISLIADKKISSRGAKDILLTMVSVGGDPSDIARDLDVFQSSDTGELEGIIKKVLEENESAVSEYKSGKQGALQFLVGQAMKASKGKGNPETIRDLLSQMLS
- a CDS encoding elongation factor P; amino-acid sequence: MLSYSELRPGTTFVLDGDPYRVLEYSFLRMQQRKPVAQTKIKNLRSGKVTSRTFHQNESFKPADIEKETATFLYGSRGEYWFRRGDDPKNRITLKEEKIEDIVNYLLPNMSIALDVFEGEIINIEIPIKMDLEVKQAPPGVKGDSATGGNKEVILETGLKLNVPLFINEGDIVRVNTESGEYIERVEKA
- a CDS encoding type IV secretion system DNA-binding domain-containing protein, which translates into the protein MDSGSYTVYFAKTNFRGAERTFGIRTEDRRQHTYVIGKTGTGKTNLLKNLAFQDIQTGAGLAIVDPHGSFVEEVLEKIPDNRLDDVIYFNPADSDFPLGFNVLEVPDPKYKHLVASDLMGIFTKIWANVWSSRMEYILNNCVLALLDTPGTTLLGIPRLLVDKGYRRIIIDNLKDPVVRSFWVQEYESWQDRFRQEAIAPIQNKVGQFLSSSFVRNIVGQPKSAFNVQEAMNQRKILLINVAKGRIGEDNAALLGAMLITKIQLAAMERVRIPEEERKDFYLYVDEFQNFATDSFANILSEARKYRLNLVIAHQYIGQLVTDTTTKVRDAVFGNCGTLISFRVGATDAEFLEKEFEPEFEIQDLVNLPNRHIYLKLMVNGATSRPFSATTTAAIGPAGVDDSTQTIIDLSRRKYARPREVVEAEIMRWSESLGEEAAQGVAHDRIQQGEHAGDRTSSTHTSGHTVGSGVGGAKSERYTATCSLCGKSAHLNFKPDESRPIYCSDCLKKVQSGEISPAKVSVKAKYSSHLSLLGIEFASEKNAKLEKETPAVTYAKKQTSSVRQGSLVTRPQADKTISLKELSRPPREPQQRKGPDLVGLKEVIKNALSGVSDKKQDPIKSGGQKIAPGESIKL